The following coding sequences lie in one Nocardioides sambongensis genomic window:
- the mshB gene encoding N-acetyl-1-D-myo-inositol-2-amino-2-deoxy-alpha-D-glucopyranoside deacetylase yields MTSTPGHRLLLVHAHPDDESIGQGATMAKYVAEGRGVTLVTCTAGEMGEILVPELVHLAADRDDKLGEHRAGEIANAMAALGVTDHRFLGGLGTYRDSGMAWHADGHAVGDPEVIAKHPNAFWNADLTEAASHLVAVIREVRPQVLVTYDEFGGYGHPDHIQAHRVAMYAAQLAAAPSYRRDLGEAWEIAKIYWGAISETRIRDGLRKLREAGDTTSFEGMDPDGDLPPMFRSDEDITAEVDACAHLDAKMDALRAYPTQITTDGPFFALSNNVGAEAFGLEQFTLVKGAAGPTGPNGWEDDLFAGIAPS; encoded by the coding sequence CCATCGGGCAGGGCGCCACGATGGCCAAGTACGTCGCCGAGGGGCGCGGCGTCACCCTGGTCACCTGCACCGCCGGGGAGATGGGCGAGATCCTGGTGCCCGAGCTGGTGCACCTCGCCGCCGACCGCGACGACAAGCTCGGCGAGCACCGGGCCGGGGAGATCGCCAACGCGATGGCCGCGCTCGGGGTCACCGACCACCGCTTCCTCGGCGGCCTCGGCACCTACCGCGACTCCGGGATGGCCTGGCACGCCGACGGGCACGCGGTCGGCGACCCGGAGGTCATCGCGAAGCACCCGAACGCCTTCTGGAACGCCGACCTGACCGAGGCCGCGTCGCACCTGGTCGCGGTGATCCGCGAGGTGCGGCCGCAGGTGCTGGTCACCTACGACGAGTTCGGCGGCTACGGCCACCCCGACCACATCCAGGCCCACCGGGTGGCGATGTACGCCGCGCAGCTGGCCGCCGCGCCGTCGTACCGGAGGGACCTGGGGGAGGCCTGGGAGATCGCGAAGATCTACTGGGGTGCCATCTCCGAGACCCGGATCCGCGACGGGCTGCGCAAGCTGCGCGAGGCCGGCGACACCACCAGCTTCGAGGGGATGGACCCCGACGGCGACCTGCCGCCGATGTTCCGGTCGGACGAGGACATCACCGCCGAGGTGGACGCCTGCGCCCACCTGGACGCCAAGATGGACGCGCTGCGCGCCTACCCCACCCAGATCACCACGGACGGCCCGTTCTTCGCGCTCTCCAACAACGTCGGCGCGGAGGCGTTCGGTCTCGAGCAGTTCACCCTGGTCAAGGGGGCCGCCGGGCCGACGGGCCCGAACGGCTGGGAGGACGACCTCTTCGCCGGCATCGCGCCGTCCTGA